The nucleotide sequence TTCGGATACCTCGTTCTAGACTCTACGAGAATGACAATCTACCAAAGATGAGGAGCGTCATGCGATCTCCGCGACAACTCGCCGCGATACTCGCGGGCATATTCGCGCTGGCGCCCGTACCGGTCGCTCAGGCCAATATGACGCTCGGGAACTACAGCCTGCAGATCGTGGGCAGATACGACTTCCACACCTGGACATGGGCGATCAGTGCCTGCCCCGGCGCATGTGTTCACGTGAACGCCATCGCCATGCCGGTGGGAAGGGCGTTCAACTACGCGGGCGACGCGCAGCTGGCCAACGGCCGCTACACCTTGACCGTCGATGTCCCCGACGGCCTGCGCTGCGACAATATCTATTACGGCACAACCATTCCCACGCACGACGTATACACCTGGGACGCGGTCACGCTGGCCGGCTCGCTCGAGTCCTCCTTCGACGCGGGGTGCGACGGCGCCCCCGGCGGAACCCTCACCTATCCGTTCACGCTGTCGCGCCTGTGAGTCACGTCCGTCACAGGCGTCTCCAATCCGAGGCACATACGTAGTTGTCCGCCTCCGAGCGACAAGTTCGCTTGAGCGCGCGACGTTGTCGCTCAGAGGTGGACAAACGGTCATATGCCACCCAGCCGGGGGCCGGCCGCTCTCTCCCCGGCCCTTTGCATCGCGTCCATGCACTGCTGCAGCGCGAACGCCGGATTGAGCTCCAGGGCGCGCGTCGCTTCGGGATAGATCAGAATGTGCCCGGCGGGAAAGAAGTACACCTCCCCCGCGCACGCCACCTCGTCGGCCCAGTCGGTGTTGGGATACGTTGCGCGAATTGATCCTTCGAAGATGTACCCGTAGTGCGGGCAGGTGCACACCCCGCCGGGAAGCCCGCCAATTTGGTAGAGCTGCGTGCAATCCAGCGGCCCGGTGGTGGTGTAGCCGACCTCCATGTCGCCCCACTGCACGGAGCGGAAACCGTCACCGGCCAAGGGCCATCGCCCGCCCCCGCCGCTGGGCAGTTCCTCCGGTCTCGCGTGCGGCATAGCTACCTCGCCTTGCCGCCGAGTGCGGTGAGACAGAACTCCCACAACTGTTCCTTGACGTCGGGCTGCCTCGGCACGTACGCGTAGTAGTGGTACACCGACCGAACCAGTTCGACGATGAACCAGGCCGCCCATTTTGGATCCGCGGGGCGCAGCAGACCGGCGTCGACACCGGCATTGATTTCACCGAGCAACAAGTCAACGAACGGCTTTTCCGCCTCGGCGAGCTCGTCGGGAAAGATGCGATGCAACCGCCACCGCGTCGACACCACGAACCGGGCCGTCTCACCGCCACCACCCTCGCTGTCGAGCACGTCAATGACGGCGGTGACGTAAAAGTGCAACCGCTCGACGGGACCATCCAGCTCGCCGGCGGCCTCGGACCAGCGCGCGCAGGCGTCGGTCATCGCGTCGGCGATCACCGCCAGCAGCAGCTCGTCCTTGCTGGCGAAGTAGCGGTAGAACGTCTGCAGCGCAACGCCGGCCTCTTTGACCAGTTCTTGGGTCGTGAAGGCATCGCCCTTGATTCGGATGAGCCGCAGGGCCGCGTCGAGCATCGACCGCACCTGGTTGGCGATGCGGGTGCGCGACCGCTGGACGGCCGCTGACCGCTGGGCGGCCCGTTCTTCGGCTCGTGACACCGAAGTCATGCTAGCGGCCGTCATGCCGGTGTGAGTATCACGACGGGAATCTCGCGGTCCGTGCGTGTCTGGTAGACGTCATAGTTGGGCCAGACCTCGGTGACGATCTTCCACAACCGCGGCTTCTCGGCCGCCGACGCGGTGCGCGCGACGACGGCGAATTCGTCAGCCTTGACCTGGATCTTGGCCGCCGGGTTGGCTTGCAAATTCAGGTACCACATCGGGTGAGTCGGCATTCCGCCCTTGGAGGCCACGATCAGGTAGTCGACCCCGTCGCGGGCGAAGATCAGCGCCGACGTGCGGGGCTCGCCGGTGCGACGACCGGTCGTGGTGAGCAGGAGCGTGGGCACGCCGTTCCAGAGGTAGCCGACCTCGCCGCCGCTGTCCCGGTACGCGCGGATGTGATCGTCGCCGAGCAGCGTCAGGTCGGGCTGGGAGTAATCAGACATGTCACGCCTTATCGAAGAGCACGGGTATGGCGGTCGCTCCGCGCTCGTACATCCCGATGATGCGGGGCGGTTCGGCGTCGGGATCCAGCCGCAGGTTCGGCAGCCTGTCCAGCAGCGCCGAGATCGCAATGGTCATCTCTGCCCGAGCGACGTGCATGCCGAGGCAGATGTGCACGCCCTGCCCGAAACCCAACGACGGCCGGAACTTTCGGGTGATGTCGTATTCGTCGGGACGGTCCCATCGAGTCGGGTCCCGATTGGCCGCACCGAGTGCCAGGTGCACGACCGATCCCGCCGGGATTTTCACGCCGGCGAGCTCGGTGTCGGCGATCACCCAGCGGGAGAACATCGGGTCGGTGGGCATCCAGCGCACCGACTCCTCGATGGCGGCGCGCAGCAGCTGCCGGTCGGCCCGCACCGCGTCCAAGACCTCGGGCCGCTGCAACAGCGTTGTGATCGTGGTGCCCATCTGCTTCCAGGTGGTTCCCGAGCCCGCGCCCAGCAAAAGCAGTACGAAGGAATCGATTTCGCGATCGGTGAGTCGGGTGGTGCCGCCGTTCTCGTCGGTCAGCTCGGCCTGCACCAGGATGCTGATCAGGTCGTCGCGGGGCTCCGCGCGGCGGGCGGCAATGACGGGCTTGAGGATGTCGACCACCTTTTGCGGATCCCGCGCCAGCGCCTCCCGGATGTCGAGCGCCTGCTCGACGGGCACGCCGAAGCTGCCGGTGATGGTCAGCACCGGGATGGCCGCACAGAAGTCGACATTGAGCTCGGCGCGTCCTTCATGCGCGATGCCGTCGACCAGCAGATCCACGGTTTCGGTGATCCAATTGTCAATCCACCACTTGCCATTCGCCGGCAGGAACGACGGCTGCACCAGGGCGCGATAACGCTTGTGCTGCTCGCCGTTCATCGAGAGCATGCTGTTGGTCAGGCCCAGCGGACCGCCCTCGAGGTCGACAGGATCGGGAGACGACGCGAACACCTCCGGGTTGCGGTAAACGGCCATGCACGTGTCGTAGTCGAACACAGTGAAATGCGGGCTGTCCGGGTACGGCAGCCCGTGAAAGAACATCATGTCCGTGCTACCGGTGAGCTCGTGCAGGACGCCGGGCAGCACAGGTCCCTCTTCGCGCAACCGGTGCCACACCGGATAGGGATCGTCCTCGTAAGCGCCACCGGCCCAGGCGTTGTAGGAGCTGCGCAGGTCGAACAGCTCCCGCAGCCGGTCGCGGTCCAGCGCGGGTGCGGTCATCGGGCCACGAACCCACCGTCGACCGGCAAAGCCACCCCGGTGACGTTGCGCGACGCGTCGGAGACCAGATACAGCGCGGCCTCGGCGCAGTCTTCGGCGGTGATCGCGCGACCCAACGGGTGTTGCCCGCCAACGGCTTTGGCGATCTCGGCCTGCTGCTCGGCGTCGACCTGCAACCCACCGGCGGCCATGAACCCAGTCAGCGGCATGGCGGCCGGGCAGATGGCGTTGACCCGAATCCCGAAGGGAGCGGCCTCGATTGCGACGCCGCGGGTGAGCTGGATGACCCCGCCCTTGGTGGCGCCGTAGACCGTGCCGCCCCAGCCCACCAGCCCGGCCACCGAGGCCGTGTTGAGAATCACGCCGCCGTCACCCTGCTCCTTGAAGCGCAGCACAGCGTACTTGCAGCCGAGGAACACCCCGCCGAGGTTGACCGCGACCAGCCGGTTGAAGTCCTCGAGCGAATGGTCCTCGAACGTCATGCCGAGCCGCGGCGTCGGGATGCCCACGTTGTTGAACAGGATGTCGAGCCGCCCGTACTGGTCGACCGCCGCCGCGATCATCGCCTGCACCTGCTGCTCATCCGAGACGTCCGTGCCGATGGCGATGGCCATGCCACCGACCGACTCAATCTGGCGCACGGTGTCTTTCGCGTGCTCGGCATCGATGTCCGCCGCGACCACCCGGGCGCCTTCCTCGGCGAACCGCAGCGCCGACACCCGGCCCACGCCGGACCCCGCGCCGGTGACGATGGCGCTCTTGCCCTCGAGTACCCCGGCCATCAAGCGCTCGCTAGGACCGGAGGCTCGGCCGGCGTAAACCGGTACAGCCGTTCGGCATTGCCGCGCAGCAGCTTGTACTGCACGTGCTCCGGCAGGTCCTTCATGGTGCTGCGGGCAACGTCGATGCAGTCCGGCCAGGTCGAGTCCGAATGCGGGTAGTCCGTCTCGCACATGATGTTGTCCTCGCCCAGCTCGTCCAGACTCCGGACGGCGTGGCGGTCCTCGATGATGCAGCCAAAGATGTGGTTACGGAAGGTTTCCCGGATGTCGAGGGTGTCCAGGTCGATCGCCTTGCCGGCACCGGCGTGGGTGTCGAACTTCGCGCCGCGCATCACCCAATACCGCTGCTTGTCGAGCACCTGCTCGGCGCGCTCCAGGAAGTAGGGCATCCAGCCCATCTCACCCTCGGACAACGCGATCTTGAGCTTCGGGTAGCGCTGGAACATCCCGCTGAACAGCCAGGACAGCATGGTGCCCGACGTGCGCGACGCACCCCAGGTCAGGTTGGCCATGAACGGCGCGTCCGAACAGATCTTGGGCAAAGTCGACGACGAACCCACGTGCATGCTGGCGACCATCTCCAGCTCGTTGGCCGCCGCCATCACCGGCTCCCAGTAGCCGTCGGGGTCGTGAATCGTGGGCAGCCCCAAGGGTTCCGGGTTCTCCGAGAATGCGAACGACGTCACGCCCTTGGCCGCCATCCGCTCCATCTCCTTGGCGGCGAGCTTGGGGTCCCACATCGGAATCAGCATCAGCGGGATGTAGCGGCCCGGCGCGGCGCCACACCACTCCTCGACCAGCCAGTCGTTGTAGTGCTGCAGGCATTCGAAGCCGAATTCGCGGTCGCTGGCCTCCATGAACAGCTGCCCGCAGAACCGGGTGATGGTCGGAAAGCACAGCGACGCAAGCACGCCCGAGCGGTCCATGTCCTCGACGCGGGCCTTGGCGTCATAGCAGCCCGGCCGCATCTCGGAGTAGGACAGCGGCTCCGGGCTGAACTCCTCCTTGGACTTGCCGACCACGGCGCTCAGGCCCGAGTTCGGGTAGCGCTTCCCGTCGTACACCCAGTTGTCGATGCCGTCGTCGTTCTTTTCCATGTGTGGCGCCCGGTCGCGGTCCTTGGCGGCGACGCGGTCGACCCACAGGTTCGGCGGTTCGAGGATGTGGTCGTCGACCGAGATCAACCAGTTCAGGTCGTATTCGCTCACTTGAGTTCTCCGATCGACATGTGCTTTACCTCCTGGAATTCGCGGATCCCGTCCGGGCCGCGTTCGCGGCCCAGACCGCTCTGCTTGTAGCCCCCGCTGGGTGCGTAGGCCGAGAACACGCTGGTGTTGACATTGACCGCACCGGTGCGCAACCGACGCGCCACGGCGACCGCGGCCGCCGCATCGGCGCCATATACCTGACCGGACAACCCATAGATGCTGTCGTTGGCGATCGCCACCGCGTCGTCGACGTCGCGGTAGCCCAGCACGCCGATGATCGGGCCGAAGATCTCTTCCTGCGCAGCGGGATTGGCGTTGCTCGGCAGATCCAGCACGGTGGGCTCGAAGTAGTAGCCGCGGTCCAGTCCAGCCGGCCGGCCGCCGCCGCAGTACACCTTGCCGCCGTGCTCCTCGGCCAGCTTCACGTACTGCTCGCACTTGGCGCGCTGCGCGGCGCTGATGACCGGGCCCATCATCGCCGACGCGTCGGTGGGCGGGCCGACCTTGATCGACTTGTACGTCGCGCTGACGGCCTCCAGCACCTCGGCCTTACGGTCTTGCGGCACAAGCATTCTGGTGGCGGCCACGCAGGCCTGCCCGGCCGTGCTGGCGACCACGATCATCGCGCCGCCCGCCGCGCGCTCCACCGCGTCCGGCAAATAGATCTGCGCCGACTTGCCGCCGAGTTCCAGCGACACCCGTTTGACGGTGGGGGCCGCCTGGGCCAGGATCTTGCGGCCCGCCAGCGTCGACCCGGTGAACGACACCATGTCCACACCCGGGTGGCTGGTCAGCAGCTCCGCGCCGGCGGTGCCCGACTCCACCACCACGCTCAGCACCCCCGGCGGCAGGCCTGCGGCGTCCGCGGCACGGCCGAAGATCAGCGACGAGATCGGCGTCAGCGGGCTGGGCCGCAGAATCACCGAGTTGCCGGCCATCAACGCGGGAATCAGCTTCTGAAAGCCCATGATCAGCGCCGCGTTGTACGGCGTGATCGCGGTGACCACGCCGACCGGTTCGTGGCGGCGAATGCTCAGCGCCACCCGGCCGCGCGTCAGGTCGTCGACGGGAACCGGGCTGGCTTCCTCGTGCGACATCGACAGGTACAGCCCGATCGTTTGGCGCCCGATCGTCGCTCCAGCGCGCAGCTGGGTGCAGTCGGCGAAAAACGTCGACTGACCGGCCTCGGCGACCATCGTCGGCACCAACTCCTCGCTGGCGCCCTCGATGTGATCGATGAACGCGTGCAGCACCCGCGCCCGCTCGGCGGGCGCCATGTCCGCCCACACGCCGGAGTCGAAGCTGCGGCGCGCCTCGGCGATCGCGCGCTCCACCTCGACCAGCGGGGTGGCGGTGATGTCGGCGACGTGGCTCTCGTCGGCCGGATTTTCGACGCTGACCACGTCATCGCCGGTAACCCAGCGGCCGGCGATATAGGTGCGCT is from Mycobacterium conspicuum and encodes:
- a CDS encoding aldehyde dehydrogenase family protein, encoding MTILAEQRTYIAGRWVTGDDVVSVENPADESHVADITATPLVEVERAIAEARRSFDSGVWADMAPAERARVLHAFIDHIEGASEELVPTMVAEAGQSTFFADCTQLRAGATIGRQTIGLYLSMSHEEASPVPVDDLTRGRVALSIRRHEPVGVVTAITPYNAALIMGFQKLIPALMAGNSVILRPSPLTPISSLIFGRAADAAGLPPGVLSVVVESGTAGAELLTSHPGVDMVSFTGSTLAGRKILAQAAPTVKRVSLELGGKSAQIYLPDAVERAAGGAMIVVASTAGQACVAATRMLVPQDRKAEVLEAVSATYKSIKVGPPTDASAMMGPVISAAQRAKCEQYVKLAEEHGGKVYCGGGRPAGLDRGYYFEPTVLDLPSNANPAAQEEIFGPIIGVLGYRDVDDAVAIANDSIYGLSGQVYGADAAAAVAVARRLRTGAVNVNTSVFSAYAPSGGYKQSGLGRERGPDGIREFQEVKHMSIGELK
- a CDS encoding TetR/AcrR family transcriptional regulator — protein: MTSVSRAEERAAQRSAAVQRSRTRIANQVRSMLDAALRLIRIKGDAFTTQELVKEAGVALQTFYRYFASKDELLLAVIADAMTDACARWSEAAGELDGPVERLHFYVTAVIDVLDSEGGGGETARFVVSTRWRLHRIFPDELAEAEKPFVDLLLGEINAGVDAGLLRPADPKWAAWFIVELVRSVYHYYAYVPRQPDVKEQLWEFCLTALGGKAR
- a CDS encoding SDR family NAD(P)-dependent oxidoreductase gives rise to the protein MAGVLEGKSAIVTGAGSGVGRVSALRFAEEGARVVAADIDAEHAKDTVRQIESVGGMAIAIGTDVSDEQQVQAMIAAAVDQYGRLDILFNNVGIPTPRLGMTFEDHSLEDFNRLVAVNLGGVFLGCKYAVLRFKEQGDGGVILNTASVAGLVGWGGTVYGATKGGVIQLTRGVAIEAAPFGIRVNAICPAAMPLTGFMAAGGLQVDAEQQAEIAKAVGGQHPLGRAITAEDCAEAALYLVSDASRNVTGVALPVDGGFVAR
- a CDS encoding cupin domain-containing protein yields the protein MPHARPEELPSGGGGRWPLAGDGFRSVQWGDMEVGYTTTGPLDCTQLYQIGGLPGGVCTCPHYGYIFEGSIRATYPNTDWADEVACAGEVYFFPAGHILIYPEATRALELNPAFALQQCMDAMQRAGERAAGPRLGGI
- a CDS encoding nitroreductase family deazaflavin-dependent oxidoreductase; translated protein: MSDYSQPDLTLLGDDHIRAYRDSGGEVGYLWNGVPTLLLTTTGRRTGEPRTSALIFARDGVDYLIVASKGGMPTHPMWYLNLQANPAAKIQVKADEFAVVARTASAAEKPRLWKIVTEVWPNYDVYQTRTDREIPVVILTPA
- a CDS encoding amidohydrolase family protein yields the protein MSEYDLNWLISVDDHILEPPNLWVDRVAAKDRDRAPHMEKNDDGIDNWVYDGKRYPNSGLSAVVGKSKEEFSPEPLSYSEMRPGCYDAKARVEDMDRSGVLASLCFPTITRFCGQLFMEASDREFGFECLQHYNDWLVEEWCGAAPGRYIPLMLIPMWDPKLAAKEMERMAAKGVTSFAFSENPEPLGLPTIHDPDGYWEPVMAAANELEMVASMHVGSSSTLPKICSDAPFMANLTWGASRTSGTMLSWLFSGMFQRYPKLKIALSEGEMGWMPYFLERAEQVLDKQRYWVMRGAKFDTHAGAGKAIDLDTLDIRETFRNHIFGCIIEDRHAVRSLDELGEDNIMCETDYPHSDSTWPDCIDVARSTMKDLPEHVQYKLLRGNAERLYRFTPAEPPVLASA
- a CDS encoding cytochrome P450, which produces MTAPALDRDRLRELFDLRSSYNAWAGGAYEDDPYPVWHRLREEGPVLPGVLHELTGSTDMMFFHGLPYPDSPHFTVFDYDTCMAVYRNPEVFASSPDPVDLEGGPLGLTNSMLSMNGEQHKRYRALVQPSFLPANGKWWIDNWITETVDLLVDGIAHEGRAELNVDFCAAIPVLTITGSFGVPVEQALDIREALARDPQKVVDILKPVIAARRAEPRDDLISILVQAELTDENGGTTRLTDREIDSFVLLLLGAGSGTTWKQMGTTITTLLQRPEVLDAVRADRQLLRAAIEESVRWMPTDPMFSRWVIADTELAGVKIPAGSVVHLALGAANRDPTRWDRPDEYDITRKFRPSLGFGQGVHICLGMHVARAEMTIAISALLDRLPNLRLDPDAEPPRIIGMYERGATAIPVLFDKA